From Etheostoma cragini isolate CJK2018 chromosome 10, CSU_Ecrag_1.0, whole genome shotgun sequence, the proteins below share one genomic window:
- the kdm3b gene encoding lysine-specific demethylase 3B isoform X1, whose product MGDSLELIGKRLLLLLDDGRSANGSEPEKAAWARDWLRGTVRAVSVIGLAASEVSGEEATTTTTAAAGLTVFVEFDNVLQRCSWVQVYDEGVKAVLVEDSIVWANQSEGTGTAGAPASAPAWPALVFRSLVDRVGLGSLVPVEYFGNKNFEFLPDKKTVQRFEVDKDIRHPLLLEQPSLQAAISSWRTDFELQEIFRKGSYTIQGRRVRVYQPEFEECWAAGLVSQHDPISHIMEITLDKEEENQMVDPRVIHVMLTEEELGKNGRRRKDSETMKGDSGRRRRTASEGEDDMNLKRFKGAGDTEADGQNCGDSNKTPSEGMGIWGGDLGERVSSTTKNGSSSEGTFPQGRVSSPSLQMDQLNATPRYSAHVKENGRSLSTQGAADSTTATTHTPTPPPLKPAPSPFSTTSFPSLGQMPSLVPGAPAPKASPSLQPDREEASQSAYSKTAALVSPGPVTISWSHDSGPSVALSASVGFSPKAPTWGSQTEGSKTASGFRLPQTVPTASVFGDVTSQTNGAPTTSSTSQDTPRPFGFGFGGAKNKTQFQQDQNLFFQCMTQNSGSNPSLAACHTQSKDTNYFTAVSESLTKEPPSLFKPATSTEGQKKLEQPKVPETPSTGNGVLNKSSSAFQGMGGSAAGRGSVLSIGGPAAASGAQNTSKKSSNNGTSVGGLGLQSGFNTSDSHQNLFLQASKEPANPFLAYGDKTSHTSFAGLTGAEPQTHGPASDCKPNLFTMAEPPKGILSSPFSATASPSSCASPAPTLSHRSQSEGTVTKEEQDVGEMPTSTSGCPMFGSTERGGMEEVPVSFDQSQSQKFSLEERGQLSKRDSDSSSNSDLSDLSENEEGPEKGQIPGGTPHPAKDGVMLQKTKVQVAAKSRPRNKPFKVGQSVLKDQSKVRRLKQSGESFLQDGSCINVAPHLHKCRECRLERYRKYRATDEDSDDDDDPNVACRFFHFRRLAFTRKGILRVEGFLSPQQSDSMAMGLWLPAPAVQEGLDLDTSKYILANVGDQFCQLVMSEKEAMMMVEPHQKVAWKRAVRGVREMCDVCETTLFNIHWVCRKCGFGVCLDCYRLRRNRPREDVDEGPEDEVFSWLKCAKGQPHEPQNLMPTQIIPGTALYNIGDMVHSARGKWGIKANCPCTSRHTKPLVRPSAPNGISQQSTTSSSGVLAAAASGVGNTPKSEGETSAIKTETAPSDSGGGESVGSTSNSTSSAASPCNLTQSSAKEPRSSGEGNSSALHWLADLATQKAKDDTKESGSLRSMMSRDNRPPFGLDSLNALSKPSASSPKLFNSLLLGSSMAQSKPEGSSLRDLLNSGPGKLPQGPGESGVPFPSVFTSAGSDKLKSSLPNFLDHIIASVVETKKAEGRRTGASESGELGVLGGRKDGVMGLSVLEPHTSHSWLCDGRLLCLQDPSNSNNWKIFRECWKQGQPVLVSGIHKRLKGDLWRPDAFSREFGDQDVDLVNCRNCAIISDVKVRDFWDGFEVISKRLQDNEGQPMVLKLKDWPPGEDFRDMMPTRFDDLMDNLPLPEYTKRDGRLNLAARLPNFFVRPDLGPKMYNAYGLTSSEDRKVGTTNLHLDVSDAVNVMVYVGIPEVEGDLGEEADIDGQKEVMTTIEEGDVDEMTKRRVYEAQEKPGALWHIYAAKDAEKIRELLRKVGEEQGQENPPDHDPIHDQSWYLDQVLRRRLYEEYSVQGWAIVQFLGDAVFIPAGAPHQVHNLYSCIKVAEDFVSPEHVKHCFRLTQEFRHLSTTHTNHEDKLQVKNIIYHAVKDAVGTLKAHEPKLARP is encoded by the exons GTATTTGTGGAGTTTGACAATGTCCTGCAGAGGTGTTCTTGGGTGCAAGTGTATGATGAGGGGGTGAAAGCCGTGTTGGTGGAAGACTCCATTGTTTGGGCCAATCAGAGTGAGGGTACTGGGACTGCTGGAGCCCCAGCATCAGCCCCAGCCTGGCCTGCTCTG GTCTTCCGCTCCCTGGTGGACAGAGTGGGTTTAGGATCACTGGTTCCTGTTGAGTATTTTGGAAACAAGAATTTTGAGTTCCTGCCTGATAAGAAAACTGTCCAGAGGTTTGAG GTCGATAAAGACATAAGACATCCTTTGCTGTTAGAGCAGCCCTCCCTGCAGGCTGCCATCTCTAGCTGGCGTACTGattttgaactgcaggagatctTCAGGAAGG GTTCATACACTATTCAAGGACGCAGGGTTCGCGTGTACCAGCCGGAGTTTGAGGAGTGCTGGGCTGCAGGACTGGTCTCACAGCACGATCCTATCTCACACATAATGGAGATTACCTTAGATAAG gaagaagaaaatcaaatggTAGATCCTCGTGTGATACATGTCAtgctgacagaggaggag CTTGGTAAGAATGGGCGGCGAAGGAAGGACAGTGAAACAATGAAGGGTGACAGTGGACGCAGACGTAGGACTGCCTCCGAAGGTGAGGATGACATGAACTTGAAACGTTTTAAAGGAGCAGGAGATACGGAAGCTGATGGGCAAAACTGTGGCGATTCCAACAAAACTCCATCGGAAGGGATGGGAATCTGGGGTGGAGACTTAGGAGAAAGGGTCAGCAGCACAACCAAAAACGGAAGCTCTTCAGAAGGAACCTTTCCTCAGGGCAGAGTGTCGTCTCCCTCACTTCAGATGGACCAATTGAACGCTACTCCTCGTTATTCTGCCCACGTCAAAGAAAATGGTCGCTCACTCTCCACACAAGGGGCAGCGGACTCCACTACTGCCACTACtcacacccccacccctcctcccctcAAACCAGCCCCCTCTCCTTTCTCCACCACATCTTTCCCCTCACTAGGCCAGATGCCTAGCCTGGTCCCTGGAGCTCCAGCCCCCAAGGCCTCCCCATCCCTCCAGCCAGATCGAGAGGAGGCCTCCCAGTCAGCTTATTCCAAAACAGCTGCTCTTGTTTCCCCGGGGCCTGTCACTATTTCCTGGTCGCATGACAGTGGCCCTAGTGTGGCTCTTTCTGCTTCTGTGGGTTTTAGTCCTAAAGCCCCCACCTGGGGAAGCCAAACTGAG GGCTCTAAAACGGCATCAGGTTTTCGTTTGCCCCAAACCGTGCCCACTGCTTCTGTATTTGGAGATGTTACTTCTCAGACCAATGGAGCTCCTACTACTTCATCAACCTCCCAGGACACCCCCAGGCCCTTTGGCTTTGGCTTTGGTGGAGCAAAGAATAAGACTCAATTCCAGCAAGAccaaaacttgttttttcaGTGCATGACCCAGAATTCTGGGTCCAATCCAAGCCTAGCTGCTTGTCATACTCAGTCCAAGGACACCAATTACTTCACCGCAGTGTCTGAGAGCCTGACTAAAGAGCCCCCAAGCCTTTTCAAGCCTGCAACCTCCACTGAAGGGCAGAAAAAGCTTGAGCAGCCCAAAGTGCCTGAGACCCCTTCAACGGGAAATGGTGTGCTCAACAAATCATCATCGGCCTTCCAGGGCATGGGTGGCTCTGCAGCAGGAAGAGGCTCTGTTCTAAGTATTGGTGGTCCAGCTGCAGCCTCTGGAGCTCAAAATACTTCTAAGAAGAGCAGTAACAATGGAACTTCTGTGGGGGGCTTAGGGCTGCAATCTGGATTTAATACTTCAGATAGCCACCAGAACCTTTTTTTGCAGGCCTCCAAAGAGCCTGCTAATCCATTTCTGGCATATGGGGACAAAACCTCTCACACCTCCTTTGCTGGCCTCACAGGGGCTGAGCCACAGACCCATGGTCCTGCCTCGGACTGCAAGCCAAACCTGTTCACCATGGCAGAGCCACCTAAGGGGATTCTGTCTTCCCCTTTCTCAGCAACGGCTTCACCCAGCTCTTGCGCCTCTCCAGCACCAACCTTATCACATAGGTCACAAAGTGAAGGGACTGTGACAAAGGAGGAGCAAGATGTTGGGGAGATGCCTACATCCACCTCAGGCTGCCCGATGTTTGGAAGCACTGAACGTGGTGGAATGGAGGAGGTTCCTGTGTCCTTTGACCAGAGCCAGTCTCAGAAGTTTTCCCTGGAGGAAAGAGGCCAATTGTCCAAACGTGACTCTGACTCCAGCAGCAACAGTGACCTGTCAGACCTGAGTGAGAATGAGGAGGGCCCAGAGAAAGGCCAAATCCCAGGAGGAACACCACACCCTGCCAAGGATGGGGTCATGTTGCAGAAAACTAAAGTCCAGGTGGCTGCTAAGAGCCGTCCGCGTAACAAGCCTTTCAAAG TGGGCCAGTCTGTACTAAAAGACCAGAGCAAAGTGCGTCGTCTAAAGCAGTCTGGTGAGTCTTTTCTCCAAGATGGCTCCTGCATCAATGTGGCCCCGCACTTGCACAAGTGCCGCGAGTGCCGTCTGGAGCGCTACCGTAAATATCGTGCTACAGACGAAGACAGTGATGATGACGACGACCCAAATGTGGCCTGTCGGTTTTTTCACTTCAGAAG ATTGGCTTTCACTCGCAAAGGTATACTGCGCGTGGAGGGCTTCCTGAGTCCTCAGCAGAGCGATTCCATGGCCATGGGTCTGTGGCTACCTGCACCAGCTGTCCAAGAGGGTCTTGACCTTGATACATCCAAGTACATCCTGGCCAATGTTGGAGACCAGTTCTGTCAGTTGGTCATGTCTGAGAAGGAGGCCATGATGATGGTGGAGCCCCACC AGAAAGTAGCATGGAAACGTGCAGTGCGAGGTGTCAGAGAAATGTGTGACGTGTGTGAGACCACGCTGTTCAACATCCACTGGGTGTGTCGCAAGTGCGGCTTTGGAGTGTGTCTAGACTGCTACCGGCTCCGCAGGAACAGGCCAAGGGAGG ATGTAGATGAAGGTCCCGAGGATGAGGTTTTCTCCTGGTTGAAGTGTGCCAAAGGCCAACCTCATGAGCCACAGAACCTTATGCCTACGCAGATTATACCTGGGACAG CGCTTTACAACATAGGTGACATGGTGCACTCAGCAAGAGGCAAGTGGGGAATTAAGGCCAATTGTCCCTGTACCAGTCGACACACCAAGCCTCTAGTACGCCCTAGTGCCCCCAATGGGATTTCACAG CAGTCTACAACAAGCAGTAGTGGTGTCCTCGCAGCTGCAGCTTCTGGTGTTGGGAACACCCCAAAATCAGAGGGAGAAACATCAGCGATCAAAACAGAAACTGCGCCATCAGACAGTGGGGGAGGAGAAAGTGTGGGCAGTACCAGTAACTCCACCAGTAGTGCAGCCTCCCCCTGTAACCTCACTCAGTCCTCTGCCAAAGAGCCACGCTCATCAGGAGAGGGCAACAGCTCTGCTCTGCATTGGTTGGCAGACTTGGCCACACAGAAAGCCAAGGATGACACCAAAG AATCTGGTTCACTTCGCTCCATGATGAGTCGAGACAACCGGCCTCCCTTTGGCCTGGACTCACTCAATGCCCTGTCAAAGCCTTCTGCTTCCAGCCCTAAGCTATTTAACAGTCTGTTACTGGGCTCCAGCATGGCCCAGTCCAAACCTGAGGGGTCCAGTCTCCGGGACCTGCTCAACTCCGGACCGGGCAAACTTCCGCAGGGGCCTGGAGAGAGTGGGGTACCGTTCCCCTCTGTCTTTACCTCAGCAGGC AGTGACAAGTTGAAGAGCAGCCTCCCAAACTTCCTGGATCACATCATCGCCTCCGTTGTAGAAACCAAGAAGGCAGAAGGCCGCCGGACCGGGGCCTCTGAGAGTGGCGAGCTTGGTGTGTTGGGAGGCCGAAAAGATGGAGTAATGGGCCTTAGTGTCTTGGAACCACATACCTCACACTCCTGGCTCTGTGATGGACGACTCCTCTGCCTACAGGATCCCAGCAACAGCAATAATTGGAAGATCTTCAGAGAGTGCTGGAAGCAGGGACAA CCCGTGTTGGTGTCTGGAATACATAAACGCCTGAAAGGTGATTTGTGGCGGCCTGATGCTTTCAGTAGGGAGTTTGGAGACCAGGATGTAGACCTAGTCAACTGTAGAAACTGTGCCATCATTTCTGACGTGAAGGTGCGAGACTTCTGGGACGGCTTTGAGGTCATCTCCA AGCGACTGCAAGATAATGAGGGCCAGCCCATGGTATTGAAATTAAAGGATTGGCCTCCAGGTGAAGACTTCAGGGACATGATGCCCACACG GTTTGACGATCTGATGGATAACCTCCCCTTGCCTGAGTACACAAAGAGAGATGGTCGTTTAAACCTTGCTGCCCGTTTGCCCAACTTTTTTGTGCGTCCCGACCTTGGACCTAAGATGTACAATGCCTATG GCTTAACTTCATCTGAAGACAGGAAGGTGGGAACCACTAATCTCCATCTGGATGTGTCTGATGCTGTCAATGTCATGGTCTATGTTGGCATCCCTGAAGTAGAGGGAGACCTGGGAGAAG AGGCAGATATCGATGGACAAAAAG AGGTCATGACCACCATTGAAGAGGGCGATGTGGATGAAATGACAAAGAGGAGGGTGTACGAGGCACAGGAGAAACCTGGAGCTCTCTGGCACATATACGCTGCCAAGGATGCAGAGAAGATCAGAGAACTGCTTCGCAAG GTAGGAGAGGAGCAGGGTCAAGAGAACCCTCCAGACCACGACCCCATTCACGACCAGAGTTGGTACCTGGACCAGGTGCTCCGCCGCAGGCTCTATGAAGAATATAGCGTTCAGGGTTGGGCCATTGTACAGTTCTTAGGAGATGCCGTATTTATCCCTGCTGGAGCTCCACACCAG GTGCACAACCTGTACAGCTGTATCAAGGTGGCAGAGGACTTTGTGTCTCCTGAGCATGTAAAACACTGTTTCAGACTGACCCAGGAGTTCAGACACCTGTCCACTACACATACAAACCACGAAGACAAGCTACAG gTGAAGAACATCATCTATCACGCAGTAAAGGACGCTGTTGGAACACTGAAGGCCCATGAACCTAAACTAGCCCGCCCTTAG
- the kdm3b gene encoding lysine-specific demethylase 3B isoform X3, which produces MGDSLELIGKRLLLLLDDGRSANGSEPEKAAWARDWLRGTVRAVSVIGLAASEVSGEEATTTTTAAAGLTVFVEFDNVLQRCSWVQVYDEGVKAVLVEDSIVWANQSEGTGTAGAPASAPAWPALVFRSLVDRVGLGSLVPVEYFGNKNFEFLPDKKTVQRFEVDKDIRHPLLLEQPSLQAAISSWRTDFELQEIFRKGSYTIQGRRVRVYQPEFEECWAAGLVSQHDPISHIMEITLDKEEENQMVDPRVIHVMLTEEELGKNGRRRKDSETMKGDSGRRRRTASEGEDDMNLKRFKGAGDTEADGQNCGDSNKTPSEGMGIWGGDLGERVSSTTKNGSSSEGTFPQGRVSSPSLQMDQLNATPRYSAHVKENGRSLSTQGAADSTTATTHTPTPPPLKPAPSPFSTTSFPSLGQMPSLVPGAPAPKASPSLQPDREEASQSAYSKTAALVSPGPVTISWSHDSGPSVALSASVGFSPKAPTWGSQTEGSKTASGFRLPQTVPTASVFGDVTSQTNGAPTTSSTSQDTPRPFGFGFGGAKNKTQFQQDQNLFFQCMTQNSGSNPSLAACHTQSKDTNYFTAVSESLTKEPPSLFKPATSTEGQKKLEQPKVPETPSTGNGVLNKSSSAFQGMGGSAAGRGSVLSIGGPAAASGAQNTSKKSSNNGTSVGGLGLQSGFNTSDSHQNLFLQASKEPANPFLAYGDKTSHTSFAGLTGAEPQTHGPASDCKPNLFTMAEPPKGILSSPFSATASPSSCASPAPTLSHRSQSEGTVTKEEQDVGEMPTSTSGCPMFGSTERGGMEEVPVSFDQSQSQKFSLEERGQLSKRDSDSSSNSDLSDLSENEEGPEKGQIPGGTPHPAKDGVMLQKTKVQVAAKSRPRNKPFKVGQSVLKDQSKVRRLKQSGESFLQDGSCINVAPHLHKCRECRLERYRKYRATDEDSDDDDDPNVACRFFHFRRLAFTRKGILRVEGFLSPQQSDSMAMGLWLPAPAVQEGLDLDTSKYILANVGDQFCQLVMSEKEAMMMVEPHQKVAWKRAVRGVREMCDVCETTLFNIHWVCRKCGFGVCLDCYRLRRNRPREDVDEGPEDEVFSWLKCAKGQPHEPQNLMPTQIIPGTALYNIGDMVHSARGKWGIKANCPCTSRHTKPLVRPSAPNGISQQSTTSSSGVLAAAASGVGNTPKSEGETSAIKTETAPSDSGGGESVGSTSNSTSSAASPCNLTQSSAKEPRSSGEGNSSALHWLADLATQKAKDDTKESGSLRSMMSRDNRPPFGLDSLNALSKPSASSPKLFNSLLLGSSMAQSKPEGSSLRDLLNSGPGKLPQGPGESGVPFPSVFTSAGSDKLKSSLPNFLDHIIASVVETKKAEGRRTGASESGELGVLGGRKDGVMGLSVLEPHTSHSWLCDGRLLCLQDPSNSNNWKIFRECWKQGQPVLVSGIHKRLKGDLWRPDAFSREFGDQDVDLVNCRNCAIISDVKVRDFWDGFEVISKRLQDNEGQPMVLKLKDWPPGEDFRDMMPTRFDDLMDNLPLPEYTKRDGRLNLAARLPNFFVRPDLGPKMYNAYGLTSSEDRKVGTTNLHLDVSDAVNVMVYVGIPEVEGDLGEEVMTTIEEGDVDEMTKRRVYEAQEKPGALWHIYAAKDAEKIRELLRKVGEEQGQENPPDHDPIHDQSWYLDQVLRRRLYEEYSVQGWAIVQFLGDAVFIPAGAPHQVHNLYSCIKVAEDFVSPEHVKHCFRLTQEFRHLSTTHTNHEDKLQVKNIIYHAVKDAVGTLKAHEPKLARP; this is translated from the exons GTATTTGTGGAGTTTGACAATGTCCTGCAGAGGTGTTCTTGGGTGCAAGTGTATGATGAGGGGGTGAAAGCCGTGTTGGTGGAAGACTCCATTGTTTGGGCCAATCAGAGTGAGGGTACTGGGACTGCTGGAGCCCCAGCATCAGCCCCAGCCTGGCCTGCTCTG GTCTTCCGCTCCCTGGTGGACAGAGTGGGTTTAGGATCACTGGTTCCTGTTGAGTATTTTGGAAACAAGAATTTTGAGTTCCTGCCTGATAAGAAAACTGTCCAGAGGTTTGAG GTCGATAAAGACATAAGACATCCTTTGCTGTTAGAGCAGCCCTCCCTGCAGGCTGCCATCTCTAGCTGGCGTACTGattttgaactgcaggagatctTCAGGAAGG GTTCATACACTATTCAAGGACGCAGGGTTCGCGTGTACCAGCCGGAGTTTGAGGAGTGCTGGGCTGCAGGACTGGTCTCACAGCACGATCCTATCTCACACATAATGGAGATTACCTTAGATAAG gaagaagaaaatcaaatggTAGATCCTCGTGTGATACATGTCAtgctgacagaggaggag CTTGGTAAGAATGGGCGGCGAAGGAAGGACAGTGAAACAATGAAGGGTGACAGTGGACGCAGACGTAGGACTGCCTCCGAAGGTGAGGATGACATGAACTTGAAACGTTTTAAAGGAGCAGGAGATACGGAAGCTGATGGGCAAAACTGTGGCGATTCCAACAAAACTCCATCGGAAGGGATGGGAATCTGGGGTGGAGACTTAGGAGAAAGGGTCAGCAGCACAACCAAAAACGGAAGCTCTTCAGAAGGAACCTTTCCTCAGGGCAGAGTGTCGTCTCCCTCACTTCAGATGGACCAATTGAACGCTACTCCTCGTTATTCTGCCCACGTCAAAGAAAATGGTCGCTCACTCTCCACACAAGGGGCAGCGGACTCCACTACTGCCACTACtcacacccccacccctcctcccctcAAACCAGCCCCCTCTCCTTTCTCCACCACATCTTTCCCCTCACTAGGCCAGATGCCTAGCCTGGTCCCTGGAGCTCCAGCCCCCAAGGCCTCCCCATCCCTCCAGCCAGATCGAGAGGAGGCCTCCCAGTCAGCTTATTCCAAAACAGCTGCTCTTGTTTCCCCGGGGCCTGTCACTATTTCCTGGTCGCATGACAGTGGCCCTAGTGTGGCTCTTTCTGCTTCTGTGGGTTTTAGTCCTAAAGCCCCCACCTGGGGAAGCCAAACTGAG GGCTCTAAAACGGCATCAGGTTTTCGTTTGCCCCAAACCGTGCCCACTGCTTCTGTATTTGGAGATGTTACTTCTCAGACCAATGGAGCTCCTACTACTTCATCAACCTCCCAGGACACCCCCAGGCCCTTTGGCTTTGGCTTTGGTGGAGCAAAGAATAAGACTCAATTCCAGCAAGAccaaaacttgttttttcaGTGCATGACCCAGAATTCTGGGTCCAATCCAAGCCTAGCTGCTTGTCATACTCAGTCCAAGGACACCAATTACTTCACCGCAGTGTCTGAGAGCCTGACTAAAGAGCCCCCAAGCCTTTTCAAGCCTGCAACCTCCACTGAAGGGCAGAAAAAGCTTGAGCAGCCCAAAGTGCCTGAGACCCCTTCAACGGGAAATGGTGTGCTCAACAAATCATCATCGGCCTTCCAGGGCATGGGTGGCTCTGCAGCAGGAAGAGGCTCTGTTCTAAGTATTGGTGGTCCAGCTGCAGCCTCTGGAGCTCAAAATACTTCTAAGAAGAGCAGTAACAATGGAACTTCTGTGGGGGGCTTAGGGCTGCAATCTGGATTTAATACTTCAGATAGCCACCAGAACCTTTTTTTGCAGGCCTCCAAAGAGCCTGCTAATCCATTTCTGGCATATGGGGACAAAACCTCTCACACCTCCTTTGCTGGCCTCACAGGGGCTGAGCCACAGACCCATGGTCCTGCCTCGGACTGCAAGCCAAACCTGTTCACCATGGCAGAGCCACCTAAGGGGATTCTGTCTTCCCCTTTCTCAGCAACGGCTTCACCCAGCTCTTGCGCCTCTCCAGCACCAACCTTATCACATAGGTCACAAAGTGAAGGGACTGTGACAAAGGAGGAGCAAGATGTTGGGGAGATGCCTACATCCACCTCAGGCTGCCCGATGTTTGGAAGCACTGAACGTGGTGGAATGGAGGAGGTTCCTGTGTCCTTTGACCAGAGCCAGTCTCAGAAGTTTTCCCTGGAGGAAAGAGGCCAATTGTCCAAACGTGACTCTGACTCCAGCAGCAACAGTGACCTGTCAGACCTGAGTGAGAATGAGGAGGGCCCAGAGAAAGGCCAAATCCCAGGAGGAACACCACACCCTGCCAAGGATGGGGTCATGTTGCAGAAAACTAAAGTCCAGGTGGCTGCTAAGAGCCGTCCGCGTAACAAGCCTTTCAAAG TGGGCCAGTCTGTACTAAAAGACCAGAGCAAAGTGCGTCGTCTAAAGCAGTCTGGTGAGTCTTTTCTCCAAGATGGCTCCTGCATCAATGTGGCCCCGCACTTGCACAAGTGCCGCGAGTGCCGTCTGGAGCGCTACCGTAAATATCGTGCTACAGACGAAGACAGTGATGATGACGACGACCCAAATGTGGCCTGTCGGTTTTTTCACTTCAGAAG ATTGGCTTTCACTCGCAAAGGTATACTGCGCGTGGAGGGCTTCCTGAGTCCTCAGCAGAGCGATTCCATGGCCATGGGTCTGTGGCTACCTGCACCAGCTGTCCAAGAGGGTCTTGACCTTGATACATCCAAGTACATCCTGGCCAATGTTGGAGACCAGTTCTGTCAGTTGGTCATGTCTGAGAAGGAGGCCATGATGATGGTGGAGCCCCACC AGAAAGTAGCATGGAAACGTGCAGTGCGAGGTGTCAGAGAAATGTGTGACGTGTGTGAGACCACGCTGTTCAACATCCACTGGGTGTGTCGCAAGTGCGGCTTTGGAGTGTGTCTAGACTGCTACCGGCTCCGCAGGAACAGGCCAAGGGAGG ATGTAGATGAAGGTCCCGAGGATGAGGTTTTCTCCTGGTTGAAGTGTGCCAAAGGCCAACCTCATGAGCCACAGAACCTTATGCCTACGCAGATTATACCTGGGACAG CGCTTTACAACATAGGTGACATGGTGCACTCAGCAAGAGGCAAGTGGGGAATTAAGGCCAATTGTCCCTGTACCAGTCGACACACCAAGCCTCTAGTACGCCCTAGTGCCCCCAATGGGATTTCACAG CAGTCTACAACAAGCAGTAGTGGTGTCCTCGCAGCTGCAGCTTCTGGTGTTGGGAACACCCCAAAATCAGAGGGAGAAACATCAGCGATCAAAACAGAAACTGCGCCATCAGACAGTGGGGGAGGAGAAAGTGTGGGCAGTACCAGTAACTCCACCAGTAGTGCAGCCTCCCCCTGTAACCTCACTCAGTCCTCTGCCAAAGAGCCACGCTCATCAGGAGAGGGCAACAGCTCTGCTCTGCATTGGTTGGCAGACTTGGCCACACAGAAAGCCAAGGATGACACCAAAG AATCTGGTTCACTTCGCTCCATGATGAGTCGAGACAACCGGCCTCCCTTTGGCCTGGACTCACTCAATGCCCTGTCAAAGCCTTCTGCTTCCAGCCCTAAGCTATTTAACAGTCTGTTACTGGGCTCCAGCATGGCCCAGTCCAAACCTGAGGGGTCCAGTCTCCGGGACCTGCTCAACTCCGGACCGGGCAAACTTCCGCAGGGGCCTGGAGAGAGTGGGGTACCGTTCCCCTCTGTCTTTACCTCAGCAGGC AGTGACAAGTTGAAGAGCAGCCTCCCAAACTTCCTGGATCACATCATCGCCTCCGTTGTAGAAACCAAGAAGGCAGAAGGCCGCCGGACCGGGGCCTCTGAGAGTGGCGAGCTTGGTGTGTTGGGAGGCCGAAAAGATGGAGTAATGGGCCTTAGTGTCTTGGAACCACATACCTCACACTCCTGGCTCTGTGATGGACGACTCCTCTGCCTACAGGATCCCAGCAACAGCAATAATTGGAAGATCTTCAGAGAGTGCTGGAAGCAGGGACAA CCCGTGTTGGTGTCTGGAATACATAAACGCCTGAAAGGTGATTTGTGGCGGCCTGATGCTTTCAGTAGGGAGTTTGGAGACCAGGATGTAGACCTAGTCAACTGTAGAAACTGTGCCATCATTTCTGACGTGAAGGTGCGAGACTTCTGGGACGGCTTTGAGGTCATCTCCA AGCGACTGCAAGATAATGAGGGCCAGCCCATGGTATTGAAATTAAAGGATTGGCCTCCAGGTGAAGACTTCAGGGACATGATGCCCACACG GTTTGACGATCTGATGGATAACCTCCCCTTGCCTGAGTACACAAAGAGAGATGGTCGTTTAAACCTTGCTGCCCGTTTGCCCAACTTTTTTGTGCGTCCCGACCTTGGACCTAAGATGTACAATGCCTATG GCTTAACTTCATCTGAAGACAGGAAGGTGGGAACCACTAATCTCCATCTGGATGTGTCTGATGCTGTCAATGTCATGGTCTATGTTGGCATCCCTGAAGTAGAGGGAGACCTGGGAGAAG AGGTCATGACCACCATTGAAGAGGGCGATGTGGATGAAATGACAAAGAGGAGGGTGTACGAGGCACAGGAGAAACCTGGAGCTCTCTGGCACATATACGCTGCCAAGGATGCAGAGAAGATCAGAGAACTGCTTCGCAAG GTAGGAGAGGAGCAGGGTCAAGAGAACCCTCCAGACCACGACCCCATTCACGACCAGAGTTGGTACCTGGACCAGGTGCTCCGCCGCAGGCTCTATGAAGAATATAGCGTTCAGGGTTGGGCCATTGTACAGTTCTTAGGAGATGCCGTATTTATCCCTGCTGGAGCTCCACACCAG GTGCACAACCTGTACAGCTGTATCAAGGTGGCAGAGGACTTTGTGTCTCCTGAGCATGTAAAACACTGTTTCAGACTGACCCAGGAGTTCAGACACCTGTCCACTACACATACAAACCACGAAGACAAGCTACAG gTGAAGAACATCATCTATCACGCAGTAAAGGACGCTGTTGGAACACTGAAGGCCCATGAACCTAAACTAGCCCGCCCTTAG